From Psychroflexus torquis ATCC 700755, the proteins below share one genomic window:
- a CDS encoding NifU family protein codes for MTGQELRKTVEIALDEIRPFLKSDGGDIELLSIEDDSLVKVQLLGTCVDCTVNQMTLKSGVEMTIKKYAPQIKEVINVTVGQFAKK; via the coding sequence ATGACTGGTCAAGAATTAAGAAAAACAGTAGAAATTGCTTTAGATGAAATTCGTCCTTTTTTGAAAAGTGATGGTGGAGATATCGAGCTATTATCTATTGAAGACGACTCACTGGTTAAAGTTCAACTTTTAGGAACTTGCGTAGACTGCACAGTCAACCAAATGACCTTAAAGTCTGGAGTAGAGATGACGATAAAAAAATATGCTCCTCAAATAAAAGAGGTGATAAATGTGACGGTAGGTCAATTTGCTAAAAAATAA
- a CDS encoding Mrp/NBP35 family ATP-binding protein, whose translation MKLNKDDIKKALETITVAGEGQNIVESGALQNIVTFGDEVVIDLKLSTPALHIKKRAEVDVMKAIHKHVYEKAKVEVKISVEAKEKKATNEIKGKPIPGIQNIIAVASGKGGVGKSTVTANLAVTLTKMGFKVGLLDADIYGPSGPMMFDVANEKPLSVTKNGKSKMKPIENYGVKILSIGFFTKPDEAVIWRGPMAAKALNQMIFDSDWGELDFLLVDLPPGTGDIHLSIMQSMPITGALIVSTPQNVALADAKKAVSMFQQESINVPVLGICENMAYFTPEELPDKKYYIFGEKGAKYLAEDIGVPFLGEIPLVQSLRESGDIGRPAALQDGTPLSESFKELTKNTVQEVVNRNKNLPPTDAIKITTMAGCSAIKNKKI comes from the coding sequence ATGAAACTCAATAAAGACGACATAAAAAAAGCTCTTGAAACTATAACTGTTGCAGGAGAAGGGCAAAATATAGTAGAAAGTGGAGCTCTACAAAATATTGTCACTTTTGGCGATGAGGTTGTTATAGATCTAAAACTATCTACTCCGGCCTTACATATTAAGAAACGTGCAGAGGTAGATGTAATGAAAGCTATCCACAAACATGTTTACGAAAAAGCCAAAGTTGAAGTAAAAATCAGTGTGGAGGCTAAAGAGAAAAAGGCCACCAATGAAATAAAAGGTAAACCCATCCCCGGGATTCAAAATATTATTGCCGTAGCCTCTGGTAAAGGAGGTGTAGGGAAATCTACAGTCACTGCAAATCTAGCGGTAACTCTAACTAAGATGGGATTTAAGGTAGGACTTTTGGATGCTGATATTTATGGCCCATCTGGTCCAATGATGTTTGACGTAGCTAATGAAAAGCCGCTTTCGGTAACTAAGAACGGCAAATCCAAAATGAAGCCCATTGAGAATTATGGTGTTAAAATATTATCGATAGGATTTTTTACCAAACCCGATGAAGCCGTGATTTGGAGAGGACCTATGGCAGCAAAGGCTCTCAACCAAATGATTTTTGATTCAGATTGGGGAGAACTCGACTTCTTATTAGTTGATCTCCCCCCAGGAACTGGAGATATTCATTTATCGATTATGCAGTCCATGCCCATTACAGGAGCTTTAATTGTAAGTACCCCACAAAATGTGGCTTTGGCAGACGCAAAAAAAGCAGTGTCTATGTTTCAACAGGAAAGCATAAACGTTCCAGTTTTAGGTATCTGCGAAAATATGGCCTATTTTACTCCAGAGGAATTACCTGATAAGAAATACTATATCTTTGGAGAAAAAGGAGCTAAGTATCTTGCTGAAGATATTGGAGTGCCTTTTTTAGGTGAAATTCCATTGGTACAAAGTTTAAGAGAATCAGGTGATATCGGTCGACCCGCAGCCTTGCAAGATGGAACACCACTTAGTGAGTCTTTTAAGGAATTGACAAAAAACACTGTACAAGAAGTAGTAAATAGAAATAAAAACTTACCGCCTACAGATGCCATTAAGATAACAACCATGGCGGGTTGTAGTGCGATTAAAAATAAGAAAATATGA
- a CDS encoding acyltransferase: protein MTSVFPFSIQSEKDFQTIALKLFKEQIQYNSVYKEFCSYLNIREQEVQTLNEIPFLPIEFFKTHQVKTKEFTPEMTFLSSGTTGQQQSRHYVKDLRVYEDSFIHTFEEAYGSIEDYVILGLLPSYLEREGSSLVYMVDHFIKKSKFKESGFYLDEIEQLSETLQKIDDAGHKVLLIGVSFALLDLVENKKFQLKHSIVMETGGMKGRRKEMIRKELHAVLSKGFGVKNIHSEYGMTELLSQAYSQGQSKFQCPHHMKIMIRDTEDPFHYLSFGSTGGINVIDLANFNSCPFIATQDLGKQINDTEFEILGRFDQSDIRGCNLLVL from the coding sequence ATGACTTCTGTCTTTCCTTTTTCAATACAATCAGAAAAAGATTTTCAAACTATAGCTCTAAAGCTTTTTAAGGAACAAATTCAGTATAATTCTGTTTATAAGGAATTTTGCAGTTATTTAAACATCAGAGAACAAGAAGTTCAAACCTTAAATGAAATCCCTTTTTTACCCATTGAATTCTTCAAAACTCACCAAGTCAAAACGAAAGAGTTCACTCCTGAAATGACTTTTTTGAGCAGTGGAACCACTGGGCAACAGCAAAGTCGACATTACGTTAAGGACCTTAGGGTTTATGAGGATAGCTTTATCCATACTTTTGAGGAAGCTTATGGTTCTATCGAAGACTATGTCATTTTAGGCTTACTACCTTCCTACTTGGAAAGAGAAGGATCTTCGTTGGTATATATGGTAGACCATTTTATAAAAAAAAGCAAATTTAAAGAGAGTGGCTTTTATTTAGATGAAATAGAACAGCTTTCGGAAACACTTCAAAAAATAGATGATGCTGGACATAAGGTATTACTTATAGGAGTTTCGTTTGCTCTATTAGATTTAGTTGAAAATAAAAAATTTCAATTGAAGCACAGTATTGTGATGGAAACAGGAGGAATGAAAGGCAGACGTAAAGAAATGATTCGTAAAGAACTTCATGCTGTTCTATCTAAAGGTTTCGGTGTAAAGAACATTCACAGCGAATATGGTATGACAGAGCTCCTGTCTCAGGCCTATTCTCAAGGACAAAGCAAATTCCAATGTCCTCACCACATGAAAATTATGATAAGAGATACAGAAGATCCCTTTCACTATCTAAGCTTTGGCAGTACAGGTGGTATTAATGTGATTGATCTTGCCAATTTCAACTCATGCCCTTTTATCGCCACTCAAGATCTTGGCAAGCAAATCAACGATACAGAATTTGAAATCTTAGGACGCTTCGATCAAAGTGATATTCGAGGTTGTAATTTGCTGGTTCTCTAA
- a CDS encoding DUF3050 domain-containing protein, which translates to MKQVDEVQASLKELRDQLMGHKLYKDVESPQDLKIFMEHHVFAVWDFMSLLKSLQTQLTCTTSPWVPIGNPKHRYLINEIVLAEETDLNSYGERQSHFEMYLDAMKKAESSTKAIHEFVSQVQEGTDIFSVISTSDLPISVKEFLLFTFNVIKRNKPHEIAACFTFGREELIPDMFTSIIGEIQKNFPKEDLSLFKYYFDRHIELDADEHGPMALELITELCGSDKQKWEEVEICSREALEKRLGLWNGIAKEINYYKAIA; encoded by the coding sequence ATGAAGCAGGTTGATGAAGTACAAGCAAGTTTAAAAGAGTTAAGAGACCAACTTATGGGTCACAAGCTTTATAAAGATGTAGAGAGTCCACAGGATTTAAAAATCTTTATGGAGCACCATGTTTTTGCAGTTTGGGATTTTATGTCCTTATTAAAGTCGCTTCAAACACAACTCACCTGTACGACTTCACCATGGGTTCCTATAGGAAATCCAAAGCATAGATATCTTATAAATGAAATTGTCTTGGCAGAAGAAACAGACCTCAATTCTTATGGTGAGCGTCAAAGCCATTTTGAGATGTATTTGGATGCCATGAAAAAGGCTGAATCCTCAACCAAAGCCATTCATGAGTTTGTTAGCCAAGTACAAGAAGGGACTGACATTTTTTCGGTAATCTCTACTAGCGATTTACCGATTTCCGTCAAAGAATTTCTGTTGTTTACATTTAATGTTATCAAAAGAAACAAACCTCATGAGATTGCTGCTTGTTTTACTTTTGGTAGAGAAGAATTGATTCCAGATATGTTTACCTCTATCATAGGTGAAATACAAAAGAACTTTCCAAAAGAGGATTTAAGTTTGTTTAAATACTATTTCGATAGACATATTGAATTGGATGCAGACGAACATGGTCCTATGGCCTTAGAATTAATCACCGAGTTGTGTGGTTCAGATAAGCAGAAGTGGGAGGAAGTAGAGATTTGCTCTCGAGAAGCTTTAGAAAAGAGGTTAGGCTTATGGAACGGGATCGCTAAAGAAATAAATTATTATAAGGCTATAGCTTAG
- a CDS encoding 2Fe-2S iron-sulfur cluster-binding protein, whose protein sequence is MDVKITIVDREGTSHLVDAPTDMAMNLMEIIRSYELAPEGTIGICGGMAMCASCQCYIQSITPLPEKGDEEEAMLAEAFYVEDNSRLSCQLPITESMEGLKIELAPSEE, encoded by the coding sequence ATGGATGTGAAAATTACAATAGTCGATCGGGAAGGAACGTCCCACCTAGTAGATGCTCCCACAGATATGGCTATGAATCTCATGGAGATTATTCGTTCTTATGAACTTGCTCCTGAGGGCACTATTGGTATCTGTGGTGGTATGGCGATGTGCGCCTCTTGCCAGTGCTACATCCAATCTATAACTCCGCTTCCAGAAAAAGGAGATGAAGAAGAAGCTATGCTAGCTGAAGCTTTCTATGTAGAAGATAATAGTAGATTGAGCTGCCAACTCCCTATTACTGAAAGTATGGAGGGTCTTAAAATAGAGCTAGCTCCTAGTGAAGAGTAA
- a CDS encoding NAD(P)/FAD-dependent oxidoreductase produces the protein MIKTDILIIGAGPTGLFAVFEAGLLKLKCHIIDALPQPGGQLSELYPKKPIYDIPGFPEVKAGQLVDNLMEQIKSFQPGFTLGEKAQDIEKQEDGSFIVTTDQGTKHHAPIIAIAGGLGSFVPRKPPIANLSLFENKGVHYMVKDPEKFRDKSVVISGGGDSALDWSIYLADIASEVTLVHRRNEFRGALESVDRVKELKDIGKIKLITPAEIVDVHGGEQLESVSIRMNNNPEEDFELDTDYFIPLFGLSPKLGPIADWGLEIEKNAIKVDNTLDYQTNIPGIYAIGDVNIYPGKLKLILCGFHEATLMCQSAFRRIHPNKRYVMKYTTVGGVTGFDGTRKEAPKAVVRTID, from the coding sequence ATGATTAAAACTGATATTCTAATTATAGGCGCCGGTCCAACGGGACTTTTTGCAGTATTTGAAGCCGGTTTATTAAAGCTGAAGTGTCATATCATTGATGCCCTACCACAACCTGGTGGACAATTATCTGAGCTTTACCCAAAGAAACCTATTTATGACATTCCGGGATTTCCTGAGGTGAAAGCTGGGCAACTAGTCGATAACTTGATGGAGCAAATCAAATCTTTCCAGCCTGGATTTACTTTGGGCGAAAAAGCTCAAGATATAGAAAAGCAAGAAGATGGGAGCTTTATTGTCACAACAGACCAAGGGACAAAACACCATGCCCCTATCATTGCTATTGCTGGAGGTTTAGGGAGCTTTGTACCCAGAAAGCCACCTATTGCTAATCTTTCTTTATTCGAAAATAAAGGAGTTCACTATATGGTAAAAGATCCTGAGAAGTTCAGAGATAAATCTGTGGTTATTTCTGGCGGTGGAGATTCTGCTTTAGATTGGAGTATTTACTTGGCAGATATTGCTTCTGAAGTAACTTTAGTCCATAGGCGAAATGAATTCAGAGGGGCTCTAGAGTCCGTAGATCGTGTGAAAGAACTAAAAGATATCGGTAAAATAAAATTGATCACCCCTGCAGAGATTGTCGATGTTCACGGAGGCGAGCAATTGGAGTCCGTGTCCATAAGGATGAACAATAATCCTGAGGAGGATTTCGAATTAGATACAGATTATTTTATTCCATTATTTGGTTTATCTCCTAAATTAGGCCCTATTGCCGACTGGGGATTAGAAATTGAAAAGAATGCTATAAAAGTCGATAATACCTTAGATTATCAAACCAATATTCCTGGAATATACGCTATTGGAGATGTGAATATTTATCCTGGAAAATTGAAGTTAATTCTATGCGGTTTTCATGAAGCTACACTTATGTGTCAGAGCGCTTTTCGGAGAATCCATCCCAATAAACGCTATGTGATGAAATATACAACAGTAGGCGGTGTGACTGGATTTGATGGGACCAGAAAAGAAGCCCCTAAGGCCGTAGTTAGAACTATTGATTGA